Proteins from a genomic interval of Pseudomonas sp. RC10:
- a CDS encoding sugar ABC transporter ATP-binding protein: MQASEHPQNPILQVEGLCKSYGPTHALGGVSFQIYPGEVHALLGENGAGKSTLVKILTGVVTPNQGTMQFDARPYAPRSILQARANGVTTAFQELSLLSNLTVAENLALPKQRKGWAGLNSRSRNTQAALDTLTAFGLGELDPTLLVSELSLADRQRLEIVRALSHRPSLLILDEPTAVLPSTDWLFDLIRKETAKGTAVLYISHRLNEIRQLCSRATVLRSGCSIGTTDLQHTDDAKIFEMMVGQRMAATARNASLSASEASRQRPRLEVAGLDAGMVKHLNLKLYPGQIVGVAGLDGQGQCDLFHALYGLIPKRAGEIKVDGKPATISSPSDALAAGIQVALLPEERKTQGIFADLAVRSNMAVSALDRIGWMGLVSRKSERQLATHVAGQVDLQERYLDFRINELSGGNQQKALLGRVLLTGANTLLLFDPTRGVDVGTKQALYLAIEDFARKGGAVLLYSSELAELVRLSDRCLVIYEGRIAAELEGEAIEETRLVAAATGHRRHGEGEAA; encoded by the coding sequence ATGCAGGCGTCCGAACACCCTCAGAATCCGATATTGCAGGTCGAAGGCCTGTGCAAGTCTTACGGACCGACCCACGCCCTCGGCGGCGTCAGTTTTCAGATCTATCCGGGCGAGGTGCACGCGCTGCTCGGCGAAAACGGCGCGGGCAAGTCCACGCTGGTGAAGATACTCACCGGCGTCGTGACGCCGAATCAGGGGACGATGCAGTTCGACGCCCGCCCCTACGCGCCCCGCTCCATTCTGCAGGCCCGCGCCAACGGCGTGACCACGGCCTTTCAGGAACTCAGCCTGCTCTCCAACCTGACCGTCGCAGAAAACCTCGCCTTGCCCAAGCAGCGCAAAGGTTGGGCAGGTTTGAACTCCAGGTCACGAAACACCCAGGCGGCCCTCGACACATTGACCGCGTTCGGGCTTGGCGAGCTGGACCCGACCCTGCTGGTCAGCGAATTGTCTTTGGCCGATCGACAGCGGCTGGAGATCGTCAGAGCCCTGAGTCACCGCCCTTCCCTGCTGATCCTCGACGAACCGACCGCCGTGCTGCCCTCCACCGACTGGCTGTTCGACCTGATCCGCAAGGAAACCGCCAAGGGCACCGCCGTCCTGTATATCTCCCACCGCCTCAACGAAATTCGCCAGTTGTGCAGCCGGGCCACGGTGTTGCGCAGCGGGTGCAGCATTGGCACCACCGACCTTCAACACACCGACGACGCGAAGATCTTCGAAATGATGGTCGGCCAGCGCATGGCCGCCACGGCCAGGAACGCCAGCCTGAGCGCGTCAGAAGCTTCACGGCAGAGACCGAGACTTGAGGTCGCCGGGCTGGATGCCGGGATGGTCAAGCACCTCAATCTCAAGCTTTACCCCGGTCAAATCGTCGGCGTGGCCGGTCTCGACGGACAGGGTCAATGCGACCTTTTTCACGCCTTGTACGGCCTGATTCCCAAGCGCGCAGGAGAGATCAAGGTCGACGGCAAGCCCGCCACGATCAGCTCCCCGTCCGATGCCCTCGCGGCGGGCATTCAGGTCGCGCTGTTGCCCGAAGAGCGCAAGACCCAAGGCATCTTCGCCGACTTGGCCGTGCGCTCAAACATGGCGGTATCGGCGCTGGATCGCATCGGCTGGATGGGGCTGGTGTCGCGCAAAAGCGAACGTCAACTGGCGACTCACGTGGCCGGTCAGGTCGATCTTCAAGAGCGCTATCTGGATTTCCGCATCAACGAGCTGTCCGGTGGCAATCAGCAGAAAGCCCTGCTGGGACGGGTGCTGCTGACCGGGGCCAACACGCTGCTGCTGTTCGACCCGACAAGGGGCGTCGATGTCGGCACCAAACAGGCCCTTTATCTGGCCATCGAAGATTTCGCGCGCAAAGGGGGCGCGGTGCTTCTTTACTCTTCCGAACTGGCCGAGCTGGTGCGCTTGAGTGATCGCTGTCTGGTGATCTACGAGGGCCGGATCGCGGCCGAACTCGAAGGCGAGGCCATTGAGGAGACCCGTCTGGTCGCCGCCGCGACAGGGCACCGCCGACACGGCGAAGGAGAAGCGGCATGA
- a CDS encoding NAD-dependent malic enzyme, protein MTKTSRPLYISYAGPSLLEMPLLNKGSAFTPQERVDFNLIGLLPQNVETIEEQSTRAYSQYQQCASDLDKHIYLRSIQDNNETLFFRLLDSHLEEMLPIIYTPTVGQACQEFSKIYRTHRGLFISYPDRDRIDDILRSATKDRIKIIVVTDSERILGLGDQGIGGMGIPIGKLSLYTACGGVSPAYTLPIVLDVGTNNQELLDDPMYMGWRNKRVTGKEYEDFIALFIEAVQRRWPDVLLQFEDFAQTNAMPLLEKYRDELCCFNDDIQGTASVAVGTLLAACKAKNETLRQQRVVFLGAGSAGCGIAEHIIAAMVIEGLSEAEARKRVMMVDRFGLLTDSMDNLLDFQKNLAQKAGDVTGWSSGSGYPELLDVVTNGKPTVLIGVSGQRGLFTEQIIREMHKHCAKPLVMPLSNPTSKVEVTPQEVLTWTNGDALVATGSPFAPVTVGDRTFHIAQCNNSYIFPGIGLGVIAAKATRITDKMLMAASNALAECSPMVTGKGDAVLPPLKEIQSVSKKIALAVAKQAQAENVALETTEEMLVDAIERNFWMPNYRSYRRSAV, encoded by the coding sequence ATGACCAAGACCTCGCGACCTTTGTATATCTCCTACGCTGGCCCGTCGTTGCTGGAGATGCCACTCCTCAACAAGGGCAGCGCGTTCACGCCGCAAGAGCGTGTGGATTTCAACCTCATCGGCCTGCTGCCGCAAAACGTTGAAACCATCGAAGAACAGTCGACCCGCGCCTACAGCCAATACCAGCAGTGCGCCAGCGATCTCGACAAGCACATTTACCTGCGGTCGATCCAGGACAACAACGAAACCCTGTTCTTCCGCCTGCTGGACTCGCATCTGGAAGAGATGCTGCCAATCATCTACACCCCGACCGTGGGTCAGGCGTGTCAGGAATTCTCCAAGATTTACCGCACTCACCGCGGTCTGTTCATTTCCTACCCGGATCGCGACCGCATCGACGACATCCTGCGCAGCGCGACGAAAGACCGCATCAAGATCATCGTGGTCACCGACAGCGAGCGCATTCTCGGCTTGGGTGACCAGGGCATCGGCGGCATGGGCATCCCGATTGGCAAGCTTTCGCTTTACACCGCGTGTGGCGGCGTCAGCCCGGCGTACACCCTGCCGATCGTGCTGGACGTGGGCACCAACAATCAGGAACTGCTGGACGACCCGATGTACATGGGCTGGCGCAACAAGCGCGTGACCGGCAAAGAATACGAAGACTTCATCGCGCTGTTCATCGAAGCCGTCCAGCGTCGCTGGCCTGACGTGCTGTTGCAGTTCGAAGACTTCGCCCAGACCAACGCCATGCCGTTGCTGGAGAAATACCGCGACGAGCTGTGCTGCTTCAACGACGACATTCAGGGCACCGCCTCGGTGGCCGTAGGTACGCTGCTCGCGGCGTGCAAGGCCAAGAACGAAACCCTGCGCCAACAGCGCGTTGTGTTCCTGGGCGCCGGTTCCGCCGGTTGCGGCATTGCCGAGCACATCATCGCGGCCATGGTCATCGAAGGCCTGAGCGAAGCCGAAGCGCGCAAGCGCGTGATGATGGTTGACCGTTTCGGCCTGCTGACTGACAGCATGGACAACCTGCTGGACTTCCAGAAAAACCTCGCGCAAAAAGCAGGTGATGTGACGGGCTGGTCGAGTGGTTCGGGCTACCCTGAACTGCTGGACGTGGTCACCAACGGCAAACCGACCGTGCTGATTGGCGTGTCGGGCCAGCGCGGTCTGTTCACCGAGCAGATCATCCGCGAAATGCACAAACACTGCGCCAAGCCGCTGGTGATGCCGCTGTCCAACCCGACCTCGAAAGTGGAAGTCACCCCGCAGGAAGTCCTGACCTGGACCAACGGCGACGCACTGGTCGCAACCGGCAGTCCGTTTGCGCCTGTGACTGTAGGCGATCGCACGTTCCACATCGCGCAGTGCAACAACTCCTACATCTTCCCGGGCATCGGCCTGGGCGTCATCGCGGCCAAAGCCACGCGCATCACCGACAAAATGCTCATGGCCGCGTCGAATGCACTGGCTGAATGCTCGCCGATGGTCACCGGCAAAGGCGACGCGGTCCTGCCGCCGTTGAAGGAAATCCAGTCCGTCAGCAAAAAAATCGCCCTGGCCGTGGCCAAACAGGCACAAGCCGAAAACGTCGCGCTGGAAACCACCGAAGAAATGCTGGTGGACGCCATCGAACGTAACTTCTGGATGCCGAACTACCGTAGCTATCGTCGTAGCGCGGTGTAA
- a CDS encoding helix-turn-helix domain-containing protein gives MSKKRDLFAEMMQGVEEMAAHRQGKITLRSDTFLEKPAPDVSAQEIIALRERLHMSQNVFARRIRTSASTLRNWEQEKSRPNAQAALLIRLVDKFPDMVDRLNAV, from the coding sequence ATGAGCAAAAAACGCGATCTGTTCGCAGAGATGATGCAAGGGGTCGAGGAAATGGCCGCGCATCGACAAGGAAAAATTACCCTGCGTAGCGATACGTTCCTGGAAAAACCAGCGCCAGACGTTTCGGCTCAGGAAATCATCGCTCTGCGGGAGCGCTTGCACATGTCGCAGAACGTATTCGCCAGACGCATTCGCACCAGCGCCAGCACACTGCGTAACTGGGAGCAAGAGAAGTCCAGGCCTAACGCCCAGGCGGCGCTGCTGATCAGGCTGGTCGATAAATTCCCGGACATGGTTGATCGCCTCAACGCGGTCTGA
- a CDS encoding toxin: protein MDAVFFETSAFSCLRPDYLDEEAYRTLQLALMANPTMGDLMPRTGGFRKLRWPDSRRGKGKRGGLRMIYYWLLSDGQFWMFSIYDKDELEKLSSDQERQLKEVILSELKKRGTQ from the coding sequence ATGGATGCTGTATTTTTTGAAACGTCGGCTTTCAGCTGCCTCCGTCCCGACTATCTGGACGAAGAGGCTTATCGCACACTTCAGCTAGCGTTGATGGCAAACCCTACCATGGGGGATCTGATGCCGAGAACCGGAGGATTCCGGAAGCTGCGCTGGCCGGATTCGCGAAGAGGAAAAGGCAAACGGGGTGGGCTGAGAATGATCTATTACTGGCTGCTCAGTGACGGGCAATTCTGGATGTTCTCCATCTACGACAAGGACGAGCTTGAGAAACTGTCTTCCGATCAAGAACGGCAATTGAAGGAAGTCATCCTCTCGGAACTGAAGAAACGAGGCACGCAATGA
- a CDS encoding phosphoethanolamine--lipid A transferase → MLNVKAVRPELVTVLASVFLLVGFNLTLWQHLFTITDFNGKGLLLRGAFAVMVFCVFNIFLTLFAFKKVLKPVLIALFMISAGVAYYMGEYGVMIDSGMFRNFAETNITEVQGLLSLKLFIYLFALGVVPSVVLWKVPVNYRRWPREVLSKVVVSAVCSCAIGGVALMNYQGLASLFRNHHELRLMVVPSNYIGASVGYLSEQIKSAQKPFVSIGQDAQLASDWQQHPRKSLTVLVVGESARAENFGILGYSRDTTPQLKKEPGLLTFTDVHSCGTETAVSVPCMFSNMGRKDYDASTAKNEEGMLDVLKRAGLDVIWRDNQSGCKGTCDRVTLQDVSNLKDPSLCANNECRDEILLQGLQHFIDTLDKDTVLVLHQMGSHGPEYFKRYPKEFEKFTPVCESNALNNCSRESIVNGYDNTLLYTDHVLATLIDILRSNQNKVDTAMLYLSDHGESLGEYNLFLHGTPYMLAPDQQKHVPMIAWFSDNYQQSFAVNTHCLQKERNAPLSQDNLFHSMLGLLKVHTQVYNPALDMFAGCRGIYTDGVLANE, encoded by the coding sequence ATGCTGAACGTAAAAGCAGTTCGTCCCGAGCTCGTGACCGTGCTCGCCAGTGTTTTTTTGCTGGTCGGGTTTAACCTGACGCTGTGGCAGCACCTGTTTACCATTACCGACTTCAACGGTAAGGGGCTATTATTGCGTGGCGCGTTTGCCGTGATGGTTTTTTGTGTCTTTAATATTTTTCTGACGCTGTTTGCGTTCAAGAAGGTATTGAAACCGGTGTTGATCGCTTTATTCATGATCAGCGCGGGTGTCGCGTATTACATGGGCGAATACGGGGTCATGATCGATTCGGGGATGTTTCGCAACTTCGCGGAAACCAACATCACCGAAGTTCAAGGGCTGCTGTCGTTAAAACTGTTTATTTATCTGTTTGCACTGGGTGTCGTGCCGTCCGTGGTGCTGTGGAAGGTGCCGGTCAACTACCGTCGCTGGCCGCGCGAAGTGTTGAGCAAAGTGGTCGTGAGTGCCGTCTGCTCGTGCGCGATCGGTGGCGTGGCGCTGATGAACTATCAAGGGCTGGCGTCGCTGTTTCGCAACCATCACGAACTGCGCCTGATGGTGGTGCCAAGCAATTACATCGGTGCGTCGGTGGGTTACCTGAGCGAGCAGATCAAATCCGCGCAGAAGCCGTTCGTCAGCATCGGCCAGGACGCGCAACTGGCCAGCGACTGGCAGCAACACCCGCGTAAGTCGCTCACCGTACTGGTGGTCGGCGAGAGTGCCCGGGCCGAGAATTTCGGCATTCTGGGCTACAGCCGCGACACCACGCCGCAATTGAAGAAAGAGCCCGGTCTGCTGACCTTTACCGATGTTCACTCCTGTGGCACCGAAACCGCCGTATCGGTGCCGTGCATGTTCTCCAACATGGGGCGCAAGGATTACGACGCGAGCACGGCGAAGAACGAGGAGGGCATGCTCGACGTGCTCAAGCGCGCCGGTCTCGACGTGATCTGGCGTGATAACCAGTCGGGCTGCAAAGGCACCTGCGATCGTGTGACCCTGCAAGATGTCAGTAACCTCAAGGACCCGTCGTTGTGCGCCAATAATGAGTGCCGCGACGAGATTCTGCTGCAGGGCTTGCAGCATTTTATCGACACGCTGGACAAGGACACCGTGTTGGTCCTGCACCAAATGGGCAGCCATGGCCCTGAGTACTTCAAGCGTTATCCAAAAGAGTTCGAGAAATTCACACCGGTGTGTGAAAGCAATGCCCTGAATAATTGCTCTCGGGAAAGTATCGTCAACGGGTACGACAATACCTTGCTGTACACCGACCATGTATTGGCGACGCTCATCGATATTCTGCGCAGCAACCAGAATAAAGTGGACACCGCGATGCTGTATCTGTCCGATCACGGCGAGTCGCTGGGGGAATACAACTTGTTCCTGCATGGCACGCCTTACATGTTGGCGCCGGATCAGCAAAAACACGTACCGATGATTGCCTGGTTCTCCGACAACTATCAGCAGTCGTTTGCGGTGAACACGCATTGTTTGCAAAAAGAACGCAATGCACCGTTGAGCCAGGACAATCTGTTCCATTCGATGCTGGGCCTGCTGAAAGTGCACACCCAAGTCTATAACCCGGCGCTGGACATGTTTGCCGGCTGCCGGGGGATTTATACGGACGGGGTACTGGCGAATGAGTGA
- a CDS encoding class I SAM-dependent methyltransferase, with product MSEHTTDQHPVQQYVQRHEQGLARRLSLWRDAQLARQALRDAGEPGLVLDVPSGSGRFWPVLAEHSNRVILAADPSTDMLEIAEAQSSAEVRKRIRTFQSSAFSIGLSENAVDCIFCMRLFHHVADREKRQAILEEFYRVTRDTAIVALWVDGNIKAWRRKRQECQRLASGDSIAARNRFVVCRADIESEFAEAGFRIIGHHDFLPGYAMWRVYVLSKNG from the coding sequence ATGAGTGAACACACCACCGACCAGCACCCGGTGCAGCAATACGTGCAGCGCCATGAGCAGGGCTTGGCCAGACGCTTGAGCCTTTGGCGCGACGCCCAATTGGCCCGTCAGGCGCTCCGTGACGCGGGCGAGCCAGGGCTGGTGCTCGACGTGCCCTCTGGGTCCGGGCGTTTCTGGCCAGTTCTGGCCGAGCATTCGAATCGGGTGATTCTGGCGGCGGACCCTTCCACCGACATGCTTGAAATCGCTGAAGCGCAGTCGAGTGCCGAGGTGCGCAAGCGGATTCGCACGTTCCAGAGTTCGGCGTTTTCAATCGGGCTGTCCGAGAACGCGGTCGATTGCATCTTTTGCATGCGGCTGTTCCATCACGTGGCGGACCGGGAAAAACGCCAGGCCATCCTTGAGGAGTTCTATCGCGTCACCCGCGACACGGCCATTGTTGCGCTGTGGGTGGACGGCAACATCAAGGCGTGGCGACGCAAGCGTCAAGAATGCCAAAGGCTCGCTTCGGGCGATTCGATTGCCGCGCGCAATCGCTTCGTGGTGTGCCGCGCCGACATTGAGTCAGAGTTTGCCGAGGCCGGTTTCCGGATCATCGGTCACCACGACTTTCTTCCCGGCTACGCCATGTGGCGGGTATACGTATTGAGCAAAAACGGCTGA
- the rnd gene encoding ribonuclease D: MAIDIHWIRDDDSLARHCAEWQTLPFVALDTEFMRVDTFYPIAALLQIGDGSRAYLIDPLLINAWKPLAALLENPDVIKVVHACSEDLEVLLRLTGSLPAPLFDTQLAAAYLNLGFSMGYSRLVQEVLNIELPKGETRSDWLQRPLSDTQISYAAEDAVHLAEVYSLLRPRLSDEKYAWVLEDGAELVANLRRETDPYEVYRDAKLAWKLSRAQLNVLRELCAWREQQARLRNQPRNRVLREHSLWPLAKTQPDNLGALAKIEDMHPKTVRQDGEFLLDLIKKAGSVTPDLWPPALPEPLPIEASNVLKSLRAIGQQQAEHLDMAPELMLRKKTLEALLKTGFPEGPYKLPDSLRGWRRELMGQMLLDSLANAGEQP; encoded by the coding sequence GTGGCCATCGATATTCACTGGATTCGCGACGACGACAGCCTCGCCCGACACTGCGCAGAGTGGCAGACGCTGCCATTCGTTGCCCTCGACACCGAATTCATGCGGGTCGATACCTTCTATCCCATCGCCGCGCTCCTGCAGATCGGCGACGGGTCGCGCGCCTACCTGATCGACCCGTTGCTGATCAACGCATGGAAACCGCTGGCCGCTCTGCTGGAAAACCCTGACGTCATTAAAGTTGTTCATGCCTGCAGCGAGGACCTTGAAGTCCTGCTACGCCTGACCGGCAGCCTGCCCGCGCCGCTGTTCGACACCCAGCTCGCCGCCGCCTATCTGAACCTCGGGTTCTCGATGGGCTACTCGCGCTTGGTGCAGGAAGTCCTGAACATCGAGCTGCCCAAAGGCGAAACCCGCTCGGACTGGCTGCAACGTCCGCTTTCGGACACGCAAATCAGCTACGCCGCCGAAGACGCTGTGCACCTGGCCGAGGTCTACAGCCTGCTGCGCCCGCGCTTGTCCGATGAAAAATACGCCTGGGTGCTGGAGGACGGCGCCGAACTGGTCGCCAACCTGCGGCGGGAAACCGATCCCTACGAGGTCTATCGAGACGCCAAGCTGGCGTGGAAACTGTCCCGTGCCCAGTTGAACGTGCTGCGCGAACTCTGCGCCTGGCGCGAGCAGCAGGCCCGCTTGCGCAATCAGCCGCGCAATCGGGTGCTGCGTGAGCATTCGTTGTGGCCGCTGGCAAAGACCCAGCCCGATAACCTCGGGGCGTTGGCGAAAATTGAAGACATGCACCCCAAGACCGTGCGTCAGGATGGCGAGTTTCTGCTCGACCTGATCAAAAAAGCCGGCAGTGTCACCCCCGATCTGTGGCCGCCAGCCTTGCCTGAGCCGTTGCCGATTGAAGCGTCGAACGTACTGAAGAGCCTGCGCGCCATTGGTCAGCAGCAAGCCGAGCACCTCGACATGGCGCCGGAGCTGATGCTGCGCAAGAAGACGCTCGAAGCCCTGCTCAAGACCGGTTTCCCAGAAGGTCCCTATAAACTGCCCGATTCGTTGCGTGGCTGGCGCCGCGAATTGATGGGCCAGATGCTGCTCGACAGCCTGGCCAACGCCGGAGAACAGCCTTGA
- a CDS encoding YcgL domain-containing protein: protein MKRICSIYRSPRRNEMYLYVLKSDALERVPVELLSAFGKPHHAFDLILSPERALAREDIHAVLANLEKQGYHLQMPPAEDEYIEHLPEELLRRNDPV, encoded by the coding sequence TTGAAACGTATTTGCTCCATTTATCGCAGCCCACGCAGAAATGAAATGTACCTCTATGTGCTCAAGAGCGATGCGCTTGAGCGCGTGCCGGTCGAACTGCTGAGCGCATTCGGCAAGCCGCATCACGCGTTCGATCTGATTCTCTCCCCGGAGCGCGCGCTGGCCCGTGAAGACATTCACGCAGTGCTGGCGAACCTGGAAAAGCAGGGCTATCACCTGCAAATGCCGCCGGCCGAAGATGAGTACATCGAGCACCTGCCTGAAGAGTTGCTGCGCCGCAACGACCCGGTCTGA
- a CDS encoding D-2-hydroxyacid dehydrogenase, which produces MRVLIAEHDYPVYTELLRNAAPDLEVLSSGDSAELSKMAADTPIWLGQPDLLANLLRQGHKPQWLQSTWAGVTPLLAPGLNRDYRLTRAVGIFGQVMAEFVLTYMLVHEREVLARLVSQVERKWDDRMGHSLAGRKALIVGTGDIGVSVAQFLLPFGVQVSGVASTARVQAPFVEVGSMDDLPRLVGEADFVINLLPNTAQTHDIYDAKLFAQFKPSSLFINVGRGVAVVDADLVNALKEGHLAGAVIDVCRQEPLPQRHPFWTAWGLLLTGHSSAPTSPPAMTQLFVENLKAFNAGEPLRGLVDFAKGY; this is translated from the coding sequence ATGCGCGTTCTGATCGCCGAACACGATTACCCCGTTTACACCGAACTCCTCCGCAACGCTGCCCCAGACCTCGAAGTGCTGAGCAGCGGCGATTCCGCCGAGCTTTCAAAAATGGCGGCTGATACGCCGATCTGGCTCGGCCAGCCTGACTTGCTCGCCAACCTGCTGCGTCAGGGGCACAAGCCGCAGTGGCTGCAATCGACTTGGGCCGGGGTCACCCCCTTGCTCGCGCCTGGACTCAACCGCGACTATCGATTGACCCGTGCCGTGGGCATCTTCGGTCAAGTGATGGCCGAATTCGTCCTGACTTACATGCTGGTGCATGAGCGCGAAGTGCTGGCGCGGCTGGTCAGCCAGGTCGAGCGCAAGTGGGACGACCGAATGGGCCATAGCCTGGCGGGGCGCAAGGCGCTGATCGTTGGCACCGGCGACATTGGCGTCAGCGTCGCGCAGTTCCTGCTGCCGTTTGGCGTGCAGGTGTCGGGCGTTGCATCGACTGCCCGTGTACAGGCGCCGTTCGTGGAAGTTGGCTCGATGGACGATTTGCCACGTCTGGTGGGCGAAGCGGATTTCGTGATCAACCTGCTGCCGAACACGGCGCAGACCCACGATATCTACGACGCGAAGCTGTTCGCCCAATTCAAGCCGTCGTCGTTGTTCATCAACGTCGGACGCGGTGTGGCGGTGGTGGATGCCGATCTGGTCAATGCCTTGAAGGAAGGTCACCTGGCGGGCGCGGTGATCGACGTGTGCCGTCAGGAGCCACTGCCGCAACGTCACCCGTTCTGGACCGCGTGGGGCCTGCTGCTGACCGGCCACAGCTCCGCGCCGACCTCGCCACCGGCCATGACCCAATTGTTCGTCGAGAACCTGAAAGCGTTCAACGCGGGTGAGCCGCTGCGCGGATTGGTGGATTTCGCGAAGGGGTATTGA
- a CDS encoding nitroreductase family protein, with translation MSDNSRIADYAIHPQFTDRWSPRAFTGESIPQETLLSFFEAARWAPSAYNSQPWRFLYARRDTPNWERFLSLLVEFNQGWAQHASALVIVISKTTFTAPGATEETPALWHTFDTGSAWGHLALQASLSGWHTHGMAGFDQEKTRKELKIPEGYAIHAAVAIGKLGDKSTLPEYLQARETPSPRRPVGELAAEGDFSL, from the coding sequence ATGAGCGACAACTCCCGCATTGCCGACTACGCCATTCACCCGCAATTCACTGATCGTTGGTCGCCTCGCGCCTTTACCGGCGAGAGCATTCCGCAGGAAACCCTGCTGAGTTTCTTCGAGGCCGCACGCTGGGCGCCGTCGGCGTACAACTCGCAGCCGTGGCGCTTTCTGTATGCACGTCGCGACACCCCGAACTGGGAGCGTTTTCTGAGTCTTCTGGTGGAATTCAACCAAGGCTGGGCGCAGCACGCGTCGGCGCTGGTGATCGTGATTTCCAAGACCACCTTCACCGCACCAGGCGCCACTGAAGAGACGCCTGCGCTGTGGCACACCTTCGACACCGGTTCGGCGTGGGGTCATTTGGCGCTGCAAGCGAGCCTGAGCGGCTGGCACACCCACGGCATGGCTGGCTTCGATCAGGAGAAAACCCGCAAAGAGCTGAAGATTCCAGAGGGCTACGCCATTCACGCAGCGGTGGCGATTGGCAAACTGGGCGATAAATCGACCCTGCCCGAGTACCTGCAAGCCCGCGAAACCCCAAGCCCGCGCCGTCCGGTGGGGGAATTGGCGGCTGAAGGGGATTTCAGTTTGTAA
- a CDS encoding YcgN family cysteine cluster protein, with protein sequence MAAKVEPFWMRKTLDQLDPVEWESLCDGCGLCCLQKLEDEDDGSVYYTRVACQLLDLNTCQCTDYPNRRALVPDCIQLTPGQADEFKWLPPTCGYRLVSEGKDLPLWHHLVCGDREQVHKQRISQSGRMLSEKSVAEDDWEDYLIFRAG encoded by the coding sequence ATGGCCGCCAAAGTCGAACCGTTCTGGATGCGCAAAACCCTCGATCAACTTGACCCGGTCGAGTGGGAATCCCTGTGCGACGGCTGCGGCCTGTGCTGCCTGCAAAAACTCGAAGACGAGGACGACGGCAGCGTTTACTACACGCGCGTCGCCTGCCAGTTGCTCGACCTGAACACCTGCCAGTGCACCGATTATCCGAATCGTCGCGCCCTGGTGCCGGATTGCATTCAACTCACGCCCGGTCAGGCCGATGAATTCAAATGGTTGCCGCCCACCTGCGGCTACCGGTTGGTCAGCGAAGGCAAGGACCTTCCGCTCTGGCACCACTTGGTGTGCGGGGATCGGGAGCAAGTGCACAAACAACGCATTTCCCAGTCAGGCCGGATGCTCAGCGAAAAGAGCGTCGCCGAGGACGACTGGGAGGATTACCTGATCTTCCGCGCTGGCTGA
- a CDS encoding DUF2892 domain-containing protein, with protein MSDTPILKRVDRQLHDLPEQNVQGWERIGSLAGGVLMMGKGLRRGGIFGLVQLAIGGAVLARGITGHCSAKSLLEKSRSEMDVARARIQEAGAELSKLKTKAEVAAEEAVVKSIDSVKGPKGV; from the coding sequence ATGAGCGATACCCCGATCCTTAAACGTGTCGATCGTCAGCTTCACGACCTTCCAGAGCAAAACGTACAGGGGTGGGAGCGCATCGGCTCGCTGGCCGGTGGCGTGTTGATGATGGGCAAAGGTCTGCGCCGTGGCGGCATCTTCGGGTTGGTGCAGTTGGCCATCGGCGGCGCAGTTCTCGCACGCGGCATCACAGGGCATTGCTCGGCCAAATCGCTGCTGGAAAAAAGCCGCAGCGAGATGGACGTGGCCCGCGCACGCATTCAAGAGGCTGGCGCCGAACTGAGCAAGCTGAAAACCAAGGCAGAAGTGGCGGCGGAAGAAGCGGTGGTCAAAAGCATCGATTCGGTGAAAGGGCCGAAGGGCGTTTGA
- a CDS encoding RNA methyltransferase yields the protein MANKRYACIGLFNPKSPENVGSVMRAAGCYGVASVFYTGKRYERARDFVTDTKKIHQDIPLIGIDDLRKIIPLGCVPVAVELVEGARSLPEYTHPDRAIYIFGPEDGSLDKEIRDWCEDVVYIPTTGCMNLAATVNVVLYDRMAKGNNTRSGPQFGRETDRT from the coding sequence GTGGCCAACAAACGCTATGCCTGCATCGGCTTGTTCAACCCTAAATCCCCGGAAAACGTCGGATCGGTGATGCGTGCGGCAGGCTGTTACGGCGTGGCCTCGGTGTTTTACACGGGCAAGCGCTACGAGCGGGCGCGGGATTTCGTGACGGACACCAAGAAAATTCATCAGGACATCCCGCTGATCGGCATCGATGACCTGAGAAAAATCATCCCCCTCGGCTGCGTGCCTGTCGCCGTCGAGCTGGTGGAAGGCGCCCGTTCGTTGCCTGAATACACCCACCCGGACCGTGCGATTTACATCTTCGGCCCGGAAGACGGTTCCCTCGACAAGGAGATTCGTGACTGGTGCGAAGACGTCGTCTATATCCCCACCACCGGTTGCATGAACTTGGCGGCGACCGTCAACGTGGTGCTTTACGACCGCATGGCCAAGGGCAACAACACCCGCTCCGGCCCGCAATTCGGGCGCGAAACCGACCGCACCTGA